Part of the Pseudomonas baltica genome is shown below.
CGACTGCTTCACCATCGCCGAGCTGCTGGAATACGAGGCCATGGGCCTGGCCGAGCGAGGCCAAGGCGCACGGGTGATTCAGGAAGGCATCAGCCGCAAGGACGGGCGCCTGCCGATCAATCCGTCGGGCGGGCTCAAATCCAAAGGTCATCCGATTGGCGCTACCGGGGTGTCGATGCACGTGATGGCGGCCATGCAGCTCACTGGTCAGGCCGGCGACATGCAGTTGCCGACGGCCGACCGCGCCGGGGTGTTCAACATGGGCGGTGCGGCCGTGACCAACTACGTCAGCATCCTGGAGTCGATCAAGTGAGCGCGCTCAATACGGGTATCGATAACGTCATGAACCTGGGCGAATTGCTGGCGCAAGTGGCCCGGCGTTTTCCCGATGCGCCGGGGTTCATTCGCGGTGACCAGCAAGTGTCGTGGTCGCGGATCGCCGAGCGGGTCGACTGCGTCGCGGCGGCCTTGCGCGCTCGCGGGCTAGTGAAGGGCGACAAGTTGCTGGTGCATTCGCGCAACAATCTGGCGCTGTTCGAAAGCGCCTGGGTGGCGTTCCGCCTCGGTGTGGTGTGGGTGCCCACCAACGTGCGCATCACGCCGCCAGAGGCCGCCTATCTGGGCAGTTCCAGCGGTGCGGTGGCGATGCTCTATGACGAGGGCTTCGAGCACTACGTGGCGGCCGTGCAAGCCGCTTCGCCGGTCTTGCAGCAGGTGATCGCCATCGGTCAGCCACGGGCTGGCGAGCTCAGCTACGACGGCCTGCTGGAGGAGGGTGCCAGCCTGCGTGCGGCATTCCGCCCGGCCGAGGTCACCTATCACGACCCGCTGTGGTTCTTCTACACCTCGGGCACCACGGGCTACCCCAAGGCCGGCATCCTTACCCACGGGCAGATGGCGTTCGTCATCACCAACCATATCGCCGACTTGATGCCGGGTCTTGACCATCACTCGCGCTCGCTGGTGGTCGCGCCGTTGTCCCATGGTGCCGGGATTCACGCGCTGGTGAACGTCGCCCGCGGCGCCGCCAGTGTCCTGCCGGCAGGCGAGAAGCTCGACTGCGACGAGGCGTGGCGCCTGGTGCAGGAGCACCGCATCGACAACCTGTTCACCGTGCCGACCATCGTCAAGATGCTCACCGAGTGCCCGGAGGTCGACCACTACGATCACAGCAGCCTCAAGTACGTGATCTATGCCGGCGCGCCGATGTACCGCGCCGATCAGCGCCGCGCCCTGCACAAACTGGGCAAGGTGCTGGTGCAGTACTACGGCCTGGGCGAGGTGACCGGCAACATCACCGTGCTGCCGCCGGAATTCCACGAGGCCGAAGACGTGCCTGGCGCCCGTATCGGCACCTGTGGCTTCCCGCGCACCGGTATGCAGGTGGCGATTCTCGATGACGATGGCCAGCCGCTCGAGCAGGGCCTTGACGGCGAGATCTGCGTGCGCGGGCCGGCGGTGTTCAGTGGTTATTACAACAATCCCGAAGCCAACGAGAAGACCTTCAAGCACGGCTGGTTCCACACCGGCGACCTCGGTCACCTCGACGAGGAGGGCTTTTTGTACATCACCGGGCGCGCGTCCGACATGTACATCTCGGGGGGCTCCAACGTTTATCCGCGCGAGATCGAAGAGGCGTTGCTCACCCACCCGGCGGTCAATGAAGTGGCCGTGCTCGGTTTGCCCGACGAGAAGTGGGGCGAGTGTGGTTGCGCGGTGATCGTTACCACTGGTGAGGTCAGCGACGCCGAGTTGTTGGCCCATCTGGAGCCGCGCATCGCCCGCTACAAGTGGCCCAAGCAGTTTGTGCGTTGGACCGAGATGCCCAAGTCGGGCTACGGCAAGATCGTCAAGAAGAACATTCGCGTGCTCCTCGAAGAGCGCAAGGAGCTAGCGTAATGACCCCGCATTTCACTCAGCGTGGCGATGTCCGGACCTTTCATCATGAAGGCGCACAACAACTGCCGCGGGTGCTCGATTGCGAAGTGCCGCACAGCGAGGAACTGCGCATCGTGCTGCCGTTGGCGACGGCGGTTGGGCCGGAGCTGATTCGGATTCTGTCGGGGCGGCGCTTCAGCAGCGCGGTCGGCAGGATTCTGTGCGGTGGCGCGTCCCACCTCAGCTATCACCGCATGGTCGAGACCGGCTCGGTGGCGCGGCCATTCGATTACGGCGCGCCCGTGATGCTGGACGGCTACATCACTTTTATCAGCGGGGCGCTGACGGTCGGCCGTGATCCGGCGGGCAAGCCGCTGCTGCATTGCCATGCGGGGTTTATCGACCGCGAAGGCAATCAGCATGGCGGGCACCTGGTGCTCGACAAGCTGGTGGTGGGCAGCGAGCCGCTGATCATTCGTCTGTGCCTGTTCGATCAGGTGGCGTACCAGCAGCAGCCCGACGACGAAACCCATTTCAACTTGCTCCACCCGGTGGTTCAGGAGGCGTCATGAGTGCAGTGATCTTGGAGCAGGAATCGTCGGTACAGAGCGGCAAGCTCGGGCGTTTGGTGGTGGCGCGGTTGAAGCCTAACGAGGACCTGGTCGAAAGCGCCGAGGCGCTGTGCGCGGCCCATGGCATCCACACGGCGGTGGTGCGTGGCGGGCTGGGCAGTTTGATCGATGCGCGCTTGCAGTATCTGGGGCGCAGCGGCATGAAGACCATTGAGGTCGCCGGGCCGGGCGTGGAGATTCTGAGCATCAGCGGCGAGGTGCGCGCCGGGGAGACGCAGTTACAGGCGGTGGTGGCGGATGCCGATGGCAAGCTCTATGCCGGGCGGATGGAGCGCGGGCACAACTTGTCGTTCATCACCATCGAGCTGACGTTGCAGGAGTGGTTGCCGGATTGAGTCCGGCTTCAACTCGTCGGTGATGCGACTGGCGCTTTCGCGAGCAAGCTTTGCTCCCACAGTGTGTACATGCGCAGCGTCGTACACCTGTGGGAGCTGTCTCGCGGCAATACCTACTGCAACTGCCGCGCCTTGAACTCGCGACGGCGACGATGCAACACCGGCTCGGTGTAGCCATTAGGCTGCTTGGCGCCTTCGATCACCAACTCCAGCGCCGCCTGGAAGGCGATATTGGTATCGAAGTCCGGTGCCAGCGGCCGATACAGCGGGTCGTTGGCATTCTGCCGATCGACCACCGGCGCCATGCGCTTGAGGCTCTCGACGATCTGCGCTTCGCTGGCCACGCCGTGGCGCAACCAGTTGGCCAGTAGCTGGCTTGAAATCCGCAGCGTGGCGCGGTCTTCCATGAGGCCGATGTCGTTGATGTCCGGCACCTTGGAGCAGCCCACGCCTTGGTCGATCCAGCGCACCACGTAACCGAGAATGCCCTGGGAATTGTTGTCCAGTTCGTTCTGGATTTCCTCGGCGCTCCAGTCGGTGTTCGGCGCGAGCGGCAGGGTCAGAATGTCGTCCACCGAGGCCGGGGTACGGCTTTTCAACTCGGCCTGGCGGGCGAACACATCGACCTTGTGATAGTGCAAGGCATGCAGCGCCGCAGCGGTTGGCGAGGGCACCCAGGCGGTGTTGGCGCCGGACAGCGGGTGGGCGATTTTCTGTTCGAGCATGCCCGCCATCAGATCCGGCATGGCCCACATGCCTTTGCCGATCTGCGCGCGGCCTTGCAGGCCAGTGCTCAGGCCGACATCGACGTTGTTGTTCTCGTAGGCGGCGATCCATTTCTCGGCTTTCATGGCGGCCTTGCGCACTACCGCGCCAGCCTCCATGGAGGTGTGGATCTCGTCACCGGTGCGGTCGAGGAAGCCGGTATTGATGAAGACCACCCGCTCACGCGCTGCACGGATACAGGCCTTGAGGTTGACCGTGGTACGGCGCTCCTCGTCCATGATGCCGACCTTGAGGGTGTTGCGCTTGAGGTGCA
Proteins encoded:
- a CDS encoding PPC domain-containing DNA-binding protein, translating into MSAVILEQESSVQSGKLGRLVVARLKPNEDLVESAEALCAAHGIHTAVVRGGLGSLIDARLQYLGRSGMKTIEVAGPGVEILSISGEVRAGETQLQAVVADADGKLYAGRMERGHNLSFITIELTLQEWLPD
- a CDS encoding acyl-CoA synthetase, which encodes MSALNTGIDNVMNLGELLAQVARRFPDAPGFIRGDQQVSWSRIAERVDCVAAALRARGLVKGDKLLVHSRNNLALFESAWVAFRLGVVWVPTNVRITPPEAAYLGSSSGAVAMLYDEGFEHYVAAVQAASPVLQQVIAIGQPRAGELSYDGLLEEGASLRAAFRPAEVTYHDPLWFFYTSGTTGYPKAGILTHGQMAFVITNHIADLMPGLDHHSRSLVVAPLSHGAGIHALVNVARGAASVLPAGEKLDCDEAWRLVQEHRIDNLFTVPTIVKMLTECPEVDHYDHSSLKYVIYAGAPMYRADQRRALHKLGKVLVQYYGLGEVTGNITVLPPEFHEAEDVPGARIGTCGFPRTGMQVAILDDDGQPLEQGLDGEICVRGPAVFSGYYNNPEANEKTFKHGWFHTGDLGHLDEEGFLYITGRASDMYISGGSNVYPREIEEALLTHPAVNEVAVLGLPDEKWGECGCAVIVTTGEVSDAELLAHLEPRIARYKWPKQFVRWTEMPKSGYGKIVKKNIRVLLEERKELA